The Saccharolobus shibatae B12 genomic interval CGAAAAGCTTGTTGGGAGATGACGTGATCGATGTTTTGCGAGTGCTACTAGAAAAAGGGACTGAAATGACAGATGAAGAAATAGCGAATCAGCTTAATATAAAGGTTAATGATGTGAGAAAGAAATTGAATTTGCTGGAGGAGCAAGGTTTTGTAAGTTATAGGAAAACAAGGGATAAAGATAGCGGATGGTTCATTTACTATTGGAAGCCTAACATAGATCAAATTAATGAGATACTATTAAATAGAAAAAGATTAATATTAGATAAATTAAAATCAAGATTAGAATATGAGAAAAATAATACGTTCTTCATATGTCCACAAGATAATAGTAGATATTCATTTGAGGAAGCGTTCGAAAATGAATTTAAATGTTTGAAGTGTGGATCTCAGCTAACCTACTATGATACGGAAAAGATTAAGTCATTCTTGGAGCAAAAAATAAGACAAATAGAGGAAGAGATAGATAAGGAGACAAAACTTGGGGCAAATAAAAGTCATTGATCTATTTTCTGGAGCTGGAGGATTTTCATTAGGTTTCAAAAAATTAGGAATAGAGCCTAAATTAGCAATAGATATAAATCACGCTGCAGCTAGAACATATTCATTAAATTTTCCAAATACAATAGTAATTGAAGATGATATAAGACAAATAAGTGGAAAAGAGATTTTAAAAAATGTAGGGGATGAAATAGACGTAGTAATTGGAGGCCCTCCATGTGAGGGATATACTGCAGCTAACCCCTTACGTATGCAAGATCCTTTAGATAGATTATATTTAGATCAAAGAGGGAGTTTAACACTGGAATTCATAAGGATTGTGGATGAACTAAAACCGAAAATCTTTGTAATGGAAAATGTTCCAGCGATTATTGAAACTCAATCACTAAGAGATGCTCTAATTAATGAATTTAAAAGAGCTGGATACAATACTATATTCTTCAATATGCTACATGCTGAAGATTATGGTAACGCATCTAAACGAAATAGGGTATTCATCTCAAACGTTAAAATATTGCCTACTAAAATTCAAAAAAGAGTCACAGTTTATGATGCGATTCATGATTTAGATAGCAAACTAGACGTTCCTAATAACGAGATAAGCGAGCCTAACGAGAAAAAACTTCTGAAAATTTCTAAAATTGGGTACGGAGAGTATTTAACAATGTACAAGTCGAGTAAGGGAAAAAGTATGCCACTATATATTAGACTTTCTCCATTCGATCTAGCACCTACAATTTTGGGTAATTCTAGATTTATACACCCATTCCATGATAGATTTTTAACTGTGAGAGAGCAGGCCAGACTAATGAGTTATCCTGATGATCATGTATTTTTAGGAAGCAAAGATGAACAATATAATCAAGTAGGCGAATCTGTTCCAGTAGCCTTATCTACCGCTATAGCTAAAGAGATTCTGGGTATACTAAATGAAAGAGTTATATTTCGGCCTACATAACCTAACTAGTAATCAAAGACTCTTGGACTTTTCTAAATTAGCCTTTAATATAAAATACGTAAAGTATTTAGTTCTCACTAAGTTAGGTGGGACAGCTGCACAATCTGGAGTTCCAGAAGTTAGTAAACTAGCATTTAAATATAATAAGCCTATTTTGGTACTGCCAGAACTAAAGGACGCTATAGATTTGTTAAAACCAGAAATTACACTCCTAGTATCACAGAATGCTGAAAAACAAATTGATTTTAATAATCTTATGAAATATGATAAAATATTGATAGTATTTTCTGGAATAGAAGGAAGTGGTTTTAACAAAATAGAACAATCTCTAGGGGAGTATGTAAGAATAGTAGAAGATGCACAAGATTTAGGAGCCGTAAGTTTGGCATCCTTCTTTTTATGTAAGTATTTACAATTAGTAGAAGGTAAAGTTTAAAAGAGAAAACAATAACCTAGTATTAAGGGCCCGTCGTCTAGCCTGGTTAGGACGTCGCCCTGACACGGCGGAGGTCCTGGGTTCAAATCCCAGCGGGCCCAAACTTTAAATTTTATCATATTTTAATCGGAAAAAGTTTATATTATATAATGTTTTAACAGATCACAACCTAAAGCTCCTCCTTTAGGGTAGTGGAGGTCAGAAATAATGTTATGACAACTTTTATCTCCAATGAATCATGGAACAACGATACTAGAAATTCTGCCACGATCTCAACAATTTGGCAATCGACTAGCGATAGTGAAACTGATTACTAGATAAATTATTAATCCTTAGGCGGGATAAAGAAGTATAAGTGTCTTCAAATCAAACAAATAGGCATCTTCTATTGAAAGCTAGAAGAGTAGTTAAAGAAGGAAGATTTGTAAGTCTATCTCTTAAAGGTACTTTGTTCACGATTTTTATTTATATTGGGCGTAATAACGATTACACCCTTGACCTTAATTACTGTAGTTGTCCATTTTATTTATTCAATGTACTTTTAAGAAACAAGTATGACTTTTGCTATCATACTTTAGGTTTAAAATATGCATTGGAGAAGGATCAATTAACAAAAATTGAGTTGTATGCAGGGGATTTTAAAGAAATTTTAACCGAGATATACACCTGTGGAAAATCTTTAAAACTGAGAAGAATATTGAGCAATGTGGAGAGTTAACTTTGAACGATGTGCAGTTAGTGTTTATATCAGGGATTTT includes:
- a CDS encoding SWIM zinc finger family protein — its product is MSSNQTNRHLLLKARRVVKEGRFVSLSLKGTLFTIFIYIGRNNDYTLDLNYCSCPFYLFNVLLRNKYDFCYHTLGLKYALEKDQLTKIELYAGDFKEILTEIYTCGKSLKLRRILSNVES
- a CDS encoding RecB-family nuclease, translated to MKELYFGLHNLTSNQRLLDFSKLAFNIKYVKYLVLTKLGGTAAQSGVPEVSKLAFKYNKPILVLPELKDAIDLLKPEITLLVSQNAEKQIDFNNLMKYDKILIVFSGIEGSGFNKIEQSLGEYVRIVEDAQDLGAVSLASFFLCKYLQLVEGKV
- the tfe gene encoding transcription factor E, whose amino-acid sequence is MVNAEDLFINLAKSLLGDDVIDVLRVLLEKGTEMTDEEIANQLNIKVNDVRKKLNLLEEQGFVSYRKTRDKDSGWFIYYWKPNIDQINEILLNRKRLILDKLKSRLEYEKNNTFFICPQDNSRYSFEEAFENEFKCLKCGSQLTYYDTEKIKSFLEQKIRQIEEEIDKETKLGANKSH
- a CDS encoding DNA cytosine methyltransferase; this encodes MGQIKVIDLFSGAGGFSLGFKKLGIEPKLAIDINHAAARTYSLNFPNTIVIEDDIRQISGKEILKNVGDEIDVVIGGPPCEGYTAANPLRMQDPLDRLYLDQRGSLTLEFIRIVDELKPKIFVMENVPAIIETQSLRDALINEFKRAGYNTIFFNMLHAEDYGNASKRNRVFISNVKILPTKIQKRVTVYDAIHDLDSKLDVPNNEISEPNEKKLLKISKIGYGEYLTMYKSSKGKSMPLYIRLSPFDLAPTILGNSRFIHPFHDRFLTVREQARLMSYPDDHVFLGSKDEQYNQVGESVPVALSTAIAKEILGILNERVIFRPT